The following are encoded together in the Notolabrus celidotus isolate fNotCel1 chromosome 9, fNotCel1.pri, whole genome shotgun sequence genome:
- the rorb gene encoding nuclear receptor ROR-beta: MRAQIEVIPCKICGDKSSGIHYGVITCEGCKGFFRRSQQNNAAYSCPRQRNCLIDRTNRNRCQHCRLQKCLALGMSRDAVKFGRMSKKQRDSLYAEVQKHQARLQEQRQQQTGEAEALARVYSSSLTNGLSTLNHEIGGTYANGHVIELPKGGHGNGGIVQGGYYGMDSTQPSPDQSGLDMSGMKHIKQEPVYDLTPVPNLFSYGGYQDTQLGPNNVSMGELDRIAQNIIKSHLETCQYTTDELQQLAWQTHSYEEVKMYQSKPRDALWQQCAIQITHAIQYVVEFAKRISGFMELCQNDQILLLKSGCLEVVLVRMCRAFNPLNNTVLFEGKYGGMQMFKALGCDDLVSAVFDFAKSLCSLQLTEEEIALFSAAVLISTDRPWLMEPRKVQKLQEKIYFALQHIMQKNHMDEDALAKLISRIPTLSALCTLHTEELQAFQQLHPETVNVLFPPLYKELFNPDPNSAMAMPK; this comes from the exons CCCAAATCGAAGTAATACCTTGCAAAATCTGCGGAGACAAATCATCAGGTATCCACTATGGAGTCATAACGTGTGAGGGATGTAAG GGTTTCTTCAGACGGAGTCAGCAGAACAATGCGGCGTACTCCTGCCCGCGCCAGAGGAACTGCCTCATCGACAGAACAAACCGCAACCGCTGCCAACACTGCCGCCTACAGAAATGTCTCGCCCTAGGAATGTCCCGAGATG CGGTTAAGTTCGGCCGCATGTCCAAAAAGCAGCGTGACAGCCTGTATGCAGAGGTACAGAAGCACCAGGCACGGTTGCAggagcagcggcagcagcagacaggagaAGCAGAGGCCTTGGCACGTGTTTACTCATCCAGCCTAACCAACGGACTGTCCACCCTTAACCATGAGATTGGGGGCACCTATGCCAATGGTCACGTTATTGAGCTGCCCAAGGGTGGACATGGTAACGGTGGCATAGTCCAAGGTGGCTACTATGGGATGGATTCCACCCAGCCGTCTCCTGATCAGTCAGGTTTGGACATGTCGGGCATGAAGCACATTAAACAGGAGCCAGTGTACGACCTGACGCCAGTACCCAACCTGTTCAGCTATGGAGGCTACCAAGACACTCAGCTGGGACCCAACAACGTCAGCATGGGAGAGCTCG ACCGGATTGCTCAGAATATCATCAAATCTCACTTGGAGACATGTCAGTACACAACAGACGAGCTGCAGCAGCTTGCCTGGCAAACACACTCCTATGAAGAGGTCAAGATGTACCAGAGCAAG CCTCGGGACGCACTGTGGCAGCAGTGTGCTATCCAGATCACCCACGCAATCCAGTATGTGGTGGAGTTCGCCAAGCGCATCTCAGGGTTCATGGAACTGTGCCAGAATGACCAGATCCTACTTCTCAAGTCAG GTTGTTTGGAGGTGGTCTTGGTACGGATGTGCAGGGCGTTCAATCCTCTCAACAACACTGTGCTCTTCGAAGGGAAGTACGGAGGCATGCAGATGTTCAAAGCTCTAG GTTGTGATGACTTAGTGAGTGCGGTGTTTGACTTTGCCAAGAGTTTGTGTTCCCTGCagctgacagaggaggagatcgCTCTGTTCTCAGCTGCTGTACTAATTTCCACAG ATCGACCATGGCTAATGGAGCCTAGGAAAGTTCAGAAGCTTCAAGAGAAGATTTACTTTGCTCTGCAGCACATTATGCAGAAGAACCACATGGACGAAGATGCATTGGCCAAG TTGATCAGCCGAATCCCGACGTTGTCAGCCCTGTGCACGCTCCATACTGAGGAGCTCCAGGCCTTCCAGCAGCTCCACCCAGAAACAGTCAACGTCCTCTTCCCGCCGCTCTACAAAGAACTCTTCAACCCAGATCCCAACTCTGCCATGGCCATGCCCAAGTGA